From Sphingobacteriales bacterium:
ATTACCCGGGTCAAGTGCAATGGCATGTTGATAATAAGACAAAGCCTGATAAGGTTTGTTTTGCCAGTAATACATTTTTCCGGCACCGGCCCAGGCTTCCGCAAGAGTCTGATCGATCCCGATGGCTTGCTTGTAAATTAAAATGGCTGAATCCAGTTTCCCTTGATATATCAGGGTTTTTGCACGCTCAAGATAAAAGGGGAGAAACGCATCAGTTGGTTTTAATGCAAGATCGTAATAATAACCCGATTTTTGAAAATCCCCTTTTCTGAAACAGATTTTGGCAAAACCCAGCAAGGCTTCCCCATCGCTGTTATCTGATTTATAAATCTCACCATAATGAAAAAAGGATTTTTCAAAGTCTTCTTTATTCAGGTATAAACGGGCAAGTGCCAGATGGGCATCATAATCAAATCCATTGATTTCTAACACTTTGGAATAGTAATAAATGGAAGAATCAGGTTTTGCATTGATTCGGGCAAGATAACCCAGATAACGGTAGTCTTCAGCTCCCGGAGACTGGCAAAATGTTGATATTGCTAAGAGCATTAAACTAAATGAAAGCAGTAAACGCATAATATGAGTTTTAACATCAGACACGTTTTATTCCTTTTCTTTCGAATTTATTCCAGGAACTTTTTTTCAAAGCAAAATTAACAAGCCCGTGAAGTTGAGCAAATGATCTGAAAAACGAATAACTGAAGTCGGACATAATACTGCTGAGAATCAATAATAACCATTCCCGGAAACTTCTGTACCTGAGGGCTGAACGGTTGGCTT
This genomic window contains:
- a CDS encoding tetratricopeptide repeat protein gives rise to the protein MRLLLSFSLMLLAISTFCQSPGAEDYRYLGYLARINAKPDSSIYYYSKVLEINGFDYDAHLALARLYLNKEDFEKSFFHYGEIYKSDNSDGEALLGFAKICFRKGDFQKSGYYYDLALKPTDAFLPFYLERAKTLIYQGKLDSAILIYKQAIGIDQTLAEAWAGAGKMYYWQNKPYQALSYYQHAIALDPGN